One window of the Candidatus Microbacterium colombiense genome contains the following:
- a CDS encoding nucleoside phosphorylase, whose product MKLLVAAMASELAAFPEELEGFDQLVTGEGKLQATYALTRALDAKPYTEVVVVGTAGGIDPELEATAHEVGSALQHDVFDLDGIAGQHVSLPARVSTGREGVLIATGDSFVGDAGITAVIRPSGAGLVDMETYAYIWVANKFGVPIRAFRAISDRAEEGALVDFRAAIARCSEQLRDVIRREYGV is encoded by the coding sequence GTGAAACTTCTCGTCGCAGCCATGGCATCCGAACTCGCAGCATTCCCGGAAGAGCTCGAGGGATTTGACCAACTCGTCACCGGCGAGGGCAAGCTCCAGGCGACCTACGCCCTGACCCGTGCGCTCGACGCGAAGCCCTACACCGAGGTCGTCGTCGTCGGCACGGCCGGGGGTATCGATCCGGAGCTCGAGGCCACCGCGCACGAGGTCGGCAGCGCCCTGCAGCACGATGTCTTCGACTTGGACGGAATCGCCGGCCAGCATGTGTCGCTCCCGGCACGTGTCTCGACTGGACGAGAGGGTGTTCTGATCGCCACGGGCGACAGCTTCGTCGGCGACGCAGGGATCACCGCTGTCATCCGGCCCTCCGGCGCCGGCCTCGTCGACATGGAGACGTACGCCTACATCTGGGTCGCCAACAAGTTCGGCGTACCGATCCGTGCGTTCCGAGCGATCTCCGACCGAGCGGAAGAGGGCGCACTCGTCGACTTCCGTGCGGCCATCGCACGGTGCAGCGAGCAGCTGCGTGACGTGATCCGTCGCGAGTACGGCGTCTGA
- the nadE gene encoding ammonia-dependent NAD(+) synthetase, producing the protein MSLQQQISEALGVSAEIDPGVEVERRVQFLIDYLRATGAKGFVLGISGGQDSTLAGRLAQLAVERVRDEGGDARFLAVRLPYRVQHDAADADAALEFIGADASVEVNIQNGVDGVEEDIEFAVTSDISDFNRGNIKARVRMVTQYALAGHDGLLVIGTDHAAEAVTGFYTKFGDGAADILPLSGLSKRQGRALLQSLDAPDRLAFKVPTADLLDGLPGRADEDELGLTYEQIDDFLEGREVAPDVAGRIEAKYLATRHKRHLPVTPDDSWWR; encoded by the coding sequence GTGTCCCTGCAGCAGCAGATCTCTGAAGCACTCGGTGTCTCGGCCGAGATCGATCCCGGCGTCGAGGTGGAGCGTCGGGTCCAGTTCCTCATCGACTACCTGCGCGCGACCGGTGCGAAGGGCTTCGTGCTCGGCATCTCGGGCGGCCAGGATTCGACGCTCGCCGGCCGATTGGCGCAGCTCGCCGTCGAGCGCGTGCGGGACGAGGGAGGCGATGCGCGGTTCCTCGCGGTCCGCCTTCCCTACCGCGTGCAGCACGATGCGGCGGATGCCGACGCGGCCCTCGAGTTCATCGGAGCCGATGCCTCGGTCGAGGTCAACATCCAGAACGGCGTCGACGGGGTCGAGGAAGACATCGAGTTCGCGGTGACCTCCGACATCAGCGACTTCAACCGGGGGAACATCAAGGCGCGGGTGCGAATGGTCACGCAGTACGCGTTGGCCGGTCACGACGGCCTCCTGGTGATCGGCACCGACCATGCAGCCGAGGCCGTGACCGGTTTCTACACCAAGTTCGGTGACGGAGCCGCAGACATCCTGCCGCTCTCCGGCCTGAGCAAGCGCCAGGGGCGCGCCCTGCTCCAATCGCTCGACGCGCCGGACCGGCTGGCCTTCAAGGTGCCGACGGCAGACCTGCTCGACGGGCTGCCCGGCCGCGCCGACGAAGACGAGCTCGGACTCACCTACGAGCAGATCGACGACTTCCTCGAGGGGCGCGAGGTCGCACCCGACGTCGCCGGACGGATCGAGGCGAAGTACCTCGCGACCCGGCACAAGAGGCATCTGCCCGTGACACCCGACGACTCCTGGTGGCGCTGA
- a CDS encoding cation diffusion facilitator family transporter — MSASGGNKAIVAAFLANLGIAIAKFIAWALSGSASMLAEAIHSVADSGNQLLLMLGGRKAKREADRSHPFGYGRERYVYAFVVSIILFSVGGLFAIYEGIEKLRDPHELDPTWWWLPIVVLVIAIGLESFSLRTAVKESNREREKGQSWVSFIRRSKAPELPVVLLEDVGALTGLTFALLGVSLTVITGNSVFDALGTLMIGVLLVLIAIVLGIETKSLLVGEGATSADHDRIVDAINAGPEVEKLIHMKTLYLGPDELLVAAKVALTSDKTVREAADDIDEIEARIREAVPVARVVYIEPDVYRPAIDPEPSTDVFVLKSSD; from the coding sequence ATGAGTGCATCCGGAGGCAACAAGGCCATCGTCGCGGCGTTCCTGGCGAACCTCGGCATCGCGATCGCGAAGTTCATCGCCTGGGCGCTCTCCGGCTCGGCCTCGATGCTCGCCGAGGCGATCCACTCGGTGGCCGACTCCGGCAATCAGCTGCTCCTCATGCTGGGCGGACGCAAGGCGAAGCGTGAAGCCGACCGCTCACACCCGTTCGGCTACGGTCGTGAGCGCTACGTGTACGCCTTCGTCGTATCGATCATCCTGTTCTCGGTCGGTGGACTCTTCGCGATCTACGAGGGCATCGAGAAGCTGCGTGATCCGCACGAGCTCGATCCCACCTGGTGGTGGCTCCCGATCGTCGTGCTGGTGATCGCGATCGGCCTCGAATCGTTCTCGCTACGCACAGCCGTCAAGGAGAGCAACCGCGAGCGGGAGAAGGGGCAGTCGTGGGTGTCGTTCATCCGACGCTCCAAGGCCCCGGAGCTGCCCGTCGTGCTGCTGGAAGACGTCGGGGCCCTCACCGGTCTCACCTTCGCGCTCCTCGGCGTCAGCCTGACCGTGATCACGGGCAACTCCGTGTTCGACGCGCTCGGCACGCTCATGATCGGCGTGCTCCTCGTGCTGATCGCCATCGTGCTCGGCATCGAGACGAAGAGCCTGCTCGTGGGCGAGGGCGCGACATCGGCGGACCACGACCGGATCGTGGATGCGATCAACGCCGGCCCCGAGGTCGAGAAGCTGATCCACATGAAGACGCTGTATCTCGGTCCCGACGAGCTGCTGGTCGCAGCGAAGGTCGCTCTCACCTCCGACAAGACGGTCAGGGAAGCGGCCGACGACATCGACGAGATCGAGGCCCGCATCCGCGAGGCCGTGCCGGTCGCCCGCGTCGTCTACATCGAGCCGGACGTGTACCGCCCGGCGATCGACCCCGAGCCGTCGACCGACGTGTTCGTGCTCAAGTCGTCGGACTGA
- a CDS encoding TM0106 family RecB-like putative nuclease, which translates to MRIDTLAQRVIWSASDLKAAAECEFAWCRAIDAKLGRVPAVEEPVDATLARAALLGDVHEQNVLARYVADLGDRVHQIAKVSSIDVAALGSAVTETEDALRSDALVVFQAAFATEEFVGFADFLRRDADGRWRVQDSKLARKARVTALMQLAAYVDQLDRLGIPRSDEVDLILGDNTLSTHAVDDLLPLFQVRRARLRALIADRRVDDASAGTPLAWGDGRGDLDVVACGRCATCEEQVVAHRDLLMVARMRPVQRARLRAGGIDTIDALAVATAAPEGMNLDTFENLRAQARVQLRADAEDAPTYDVHYAAAIHTLPVPSRGDIFFDFEGDPLYTESEAGAAAQWGIDYLFGWVDNDDQYSALWAHTFAEERRAFETFLDFVAARRAAHPGMHIYHYAPYETSHLVAMAARHGVREGDVDRLLREGVFVDLYPLVLRTVRVGSRSYSIKKLEPLYMGADVRTSDVQKGDDSIVQYVAAREFASAGEQSEADAVLADLADYNRYDCVSTRRLRNWLIEIARGEGVSPAPPDATDDVVYEPSPRSVALLADAERAVDAGGDGQVHRIAAAAIDYFPREAKSFWVSHFQRLREPVTMWDGTRDVVKIDRASSAVSREWSVAEGRRVMSRDIEIRGEVSPGTTLGAGAQPFALYPVPAPFDLEVPSRAVHVPHTITVTEVLDDGYLITETAVQGQTWDELPLALTPAAPPRVVSLQGAIDEWADEVHAAAPGFPGDAATDILRRVPPRTVSGAGLPAAGDDTIAAIVRGVIDLDRSYLAVQGPPGTGKTYTGSQVIARLVNEHGFRVGVVAQSHAIIETLLERVVADGVAPGQVGKAPKDPSVDPSYTAIPKSGMAAFLAEHSGEGVVVGGTAWDFSNTSRVERGGLDLLVIDEAGQFSLASTIAVAAGAKRLLLLGDPQQLPQVSQGAHPEPVDTSALGWVMDGDAVIDPAYGYFLARSWRMHPFVATAVSRLAYAGRLASAPGTDRRSVDGIDSGLHIVPLRHRGNATQSPEEADEVVRLVGDLIGRTFTDNDDAATQRPLGQDDIIVVTPYNAQRQLVLDALAAAGFPEVPVGTVDNFQGKEAVVSITSLAASSGRDAPRGPEFLLLQNRLNVAISRAQCVAYLIHSPALLDDLPFTPEGVARLSAFARLVGAVD; encoded by the coding sequence GTGCGGATCGACACCCTGGCCCAACGCGTCATCTGGAGCGCGAGCGACCTCAAGGCCGCTGCCGAGTGCGAGTTCGCATGGTGTCGCGCGATCGACGCCAAGCTGGGGCGTGTGCCCGCCGTGGAGGAGCCGGTCGATGCCACCCTCGCCCGTGCCGCACTGCTGGGAGACGTACATGAGCAGAACGTGCTGGCGCGCTACGTCGCCGACCTCGGCGACAGGGTGCATCAGATCGCGAAGGTGTCGTCGATCGATGTGGCGGCGCTCGGCTCCGCGGTGACCGAGACGGAAGACGCGCTGCGCTCCGATGCGCTCGTGGTCTTCCAGGCGGCGTTCGCCACCGAGGAGTTCGTCGGGTTCGCCGATTTCCTCCGGCGCGACGCCGACGGCCGGTGGAGGGTGCAGGACTCCAAGCTCGCCCGAAAGGCGCGCGTGACCGCGCTCATGCAGCTCGCGGCATATGTCGATCAGCTCGATCGTCTCGGGATCCCGCGATCCGACGAGGTCGACCTGATCCTGGGCGACAACACGCTCAGCACGCACGCGGTCGACGACCTGCTGCCACTCTTCCAGGTGCGACGCGCGCGCCTGCGTGCCCTCATCGCTGATCGACGGGTCGACGACGCCTCGGCGGGAACGCCACTCGCCTGGGGCGACGGGCGTGGCGACCTCGACGTGGTCGCGTGCGGGCGCTGCGCCACCTGTGAGGAACAGGTCGTCGCTCATCGGGATCTGCTCATGGTGGCGCGCATGCGTCCCGTGCAACGCGCTCGTCTGCGCGCCGGCGGCATCGACACGATCGACGCTCTCGCCGTCGCGACGGCTGCGCCGGAGGGGATGAACCTCGACACCTTCGAGAACCTCCGGGCGCAGGCCAGGGTCCAACTCCGAGCCGATGCCGAAGACGCTCCCACCTACGACGTGCACTATGCCGCCGCGATCCACACGTTGCCGGTCCCCAGCCGCGGAGACATCTTCTTCGACTTCGAAGGCGACCCGCTCTACACGGAGTCCGAGGCGGGGGCCGCCGCGCAGTGGGGCATCGACTACCTGTTCGGCTGGGTCGACAACGACGATCAGTACTCGGCGCTCTGGGCGCACACGTTCGCGGAAGAGCGACGCGCGTTCGAGACCTTCCTCGACTTCGTCGCCGCGCGTCGGGCGGCACACCCCGGGATGCACATCTACCACTACGCGCCCTACGAGACCTCGCACCTCGTGGCGATGGCTGCTCGTCATGGCGTCCGCGAGGGCGATGTCGACCGGCTTCTGCGCGAGGGCGTGTTCGTCGACCTCTACCCCCTGGTGCTGCGGACAGTGCGCGTGGGCTCGCGGTCGTATTCGATCAAGAAGCTCGAGCCGCTGTACATGGGTGCCGATGTGCGCACGAGCGACGTGCAGAAGGGTGACGATTCGATCGTCCAGTACGTCGCGGCGCGCGAGTTCGCGAGCGCGGGGGAGCAGTCCGAGGCCGACGCCGTGCTGGCGGATCTCGCCGACTACAACCGGTACGACTGCGTATCCACACGCAGGCTGCGCAATTGGTTGATCGAGATCGCTCGAGGCGAGGGGGTCTCGCCGGCGCCGCCTGATGCCACGGACGACGTCGTGTACGAGCCGTCGCCACGATCGGTCGCCCTGCTCGCCGACGCCGAACGGGCGGTCGACGCCGGAGGCGACGGTCAGGTGCACCGTATCGCCGCTGCCGCCATCGACTATTTCCCGCGCGAGGCGAAGAGCTTCTGGGTCTCCCACTTCCAACGTCTCCGCGAGCCGGTGACGATGTGGGACGGCACGCGCGACGTGGTGAAGATCGACCGTGCCTCCTCGGCGGTCAGCCGGGAGTGGAGCGTCGCCGAAGGACGACGTGTCATGTCCCGCGACATCGAGATCCGTGGCGAGGTCTCTCCGGGAACCACCCTCGGCGCGGGAGCGCAGCCGTTCGCGCTCTACCCGGTGCCTGCGCCGTTCGACCTCGAGGTGCCGTCGCGGGCCGTTCACGTGCCGCACACGATCACCGTCACCGAGGTGCTCGACGACGGTTATCTCATCACGGAGACGGCCGTGCAGGGGCAGACCTGGGATGAGCTCCCTCTGGCACTGACGCCGGCTGCTCCGCCGAGGGTGGTGTCTCTGCAGGGAGCCATCGACGAATGGGCTGATGAGGTTCACGCGGCTGCCCCGGGGTTCCCGGGCGATGCGGCGACCGACATCCTCCGACGCGTCCCGCCGCGCACCGTGTCGGGTGCGGGACTGCCGGCCGCCGGCGACGACACGATCGCCGCGATCGTGCGTGGGGTCATCGATCTCGACCGGAGCTACCTCGCGGTGCAGGGGCCTCCCGGCACAGGCAAGACATACACCGGCTCGCAAGTCATCGCACGCCTGGTGAACGAGCACGGCTTCCGTGTCGGTGTCGTCGCGCAGTCGCACGCGATCATCGAGACGCTTCTCGAGCGGGTCGTCGCCGACGGCGTCGCGCCGGGGCAGGTGGGCAAGGCGCCGAAGGATCCCTCCGTCGATCCCTCGTACACGGCCATCCCGAAGAGCGGGATGGCGGCCTTCCTGGCCGAGCACAGTGGAGAAGGTGTCGTCGTCGGCGGCACCGCCTGGGACTTCAGCAACACCTCGCGCGTGGAGCGCGGAGGACTCGATCTGCTCGTGATCGACGAAGCCGGTCAGTTCTCACTCGCCTCGACGATCGCCGTGGCCGCGGGAGCGAAGCGCCTGTTGCTGCTCGGCGATCCGCAGCAGCTTCCCCAGGTGAGTCAAGGAGCGCACCCCGAGCCCGTCGACACCTCGGCACTCGGTTGGGTGATGGATGGCGATGCCGTCATCGACCCCGCGTACGGTTATTTCCTCGCGCGGTCGTGGCGGATGCATCCGTTCGTGGCCACGGCCGTCTCCCGCCTCGCGTATGCGGGCCGTCTCGCCTCGGCGCCGGGTACCGATCGTCGATCCGTCGACGGCATCGACTCCGGTCTGCACATCGTGCCGCTGCGTCACCGGGGTAACGCCACGCAATCGCCGGAAGAGGCCGACGAGGTCGTTCGGCTCGTCGGCGACCTGATCGGGCGCACCTTCACAGACAACGACGACGCGGCAACGCAGCGCCCGCTCGGCCAGGACGACATCATCGTCGTCACCCCCTACAACGCGCAGCGTCAGTTGGTGCTCGACGCCCTCGCCGCGGCGGGTTTCCCGGAAGTGCCGGTCGGCACGGTCGACAACTTCCAGGGCAAGGAGGCGGTCGTGTCGATCACCTCTCTCGCGGCCTCGAGCGGCCGGGATGCTCCGCGAGGTCCGGAGTTCCTACTGCTGCAGAACAGGCTCAACGTCGCGATCTCCCGCGCACAGTGCGTCGCCTATCTCATCCACTCGCCGGCGCTGCTCGATGACCTGCCCTTCACGCCCGAAGGCGTGGCGCGACTGAGTGCGTTCGCCCGGCTCGTCGGCGCGGTGGACTGA
- the tadA gene encoding tRNA adenosine(34) deaminase TadA, producing the protein MTDADAFAMRRALELAAEASAASEIPVGAVVVDHVGRIIAEGRNTREETHDPTGHAEVEALRRAAASVGSWNLDGHTLVVTLEPCIMCAGAILQARIGRVVFGAWDDKAGAAGSMYDLLRDRRLPYRAEVIGGVDAEASTALLRDFFTSRR; encoded by the coding sequence ATGACCGACGCCGATGCTTTCGCGATGCGCCGAGCGCTCGAGCTGGCTGCAGAAGCGTCGGCGGCGTCGGAGATCCCGGTGGGCGCCGTGGTGGTCGATCACGTGGGCCGCATCATCGCCGAGGGGCGCAACACCCGCGAGGAGACCCACGACCCCACCGGTCACGCCGAGGTGGAGGCTCTGCGGCGAGCGGCGGCATCCGTCGGGTCCTGGAATCTCGACGGCCACACACTGGTCGTCACCCTCGAGCCGTGCATCATGTGCGCCGGCGCGATCCTGCAGGCTCGAATCGGTCGGGTCGTGTTCGGCGCCTGGGACGACAAGGCCGGGGCTGCCGGGTCGATGTACGACCTGCTCCGAGACCGACGCCTGCCCTACCGAGCCGAGGTCATCGGGGGAGTCGACGCCGAGGCATCGACCGCCCTGTTGCGCGACTTCTTCACGTCGCGCCGCTGA
- a CDS encoding DUF1905 domain-containing protein yields the protein MRLHIVGEVWFWRGPAPFHFVTVPPAESEMIHEVAPVVTYGWGMIPASVTIGETSVTTALWPKDGGYIVPIKKVLQDREGIGIDDVVEIVLDIDA from the coding sequence GTGCGGCTGCACATCGTCGGTGAGGTGTGGTTCTGGCGCGGACCGGCGCCCTTCCACTTCGTGACCGTGCCGCCGGCCGAGAGCGAGATGATCCACGAGGTCGCGCCCGTGGTGACGTACGGCTGGGGCATGATCCCCGCGAGCGTCACGATCGGCGAGACGAGCGTGACGACGGCGTTGTGGCCGAAGGACGGCGGCTACATCGTGCCGATCAAGAAGGTGTTGCAGGACCGCGAGGGTATCGGCATCGATGATGTCGTGGAGATCGTCCTGGACATCGACGCCTGA
- the proC gene encoding pyrroline-5-carboxylate reductase, with product MADSLPALAFLGAGSMGGAILRGVVASGIAVEGGITATNRTAAKAESLADLDGVTSIALETQPSGSADAAAGARIILVGVKPAMVPELLREIAPRLAADAIVVSLAAGVTLQTFADNLGPDVRVIRSMPNTPSTIRKGVTGLAAGAAASAEDLALVRRLFETVGVVIEVPESQIDALSTISGSGPAYVFLLIEEWTKVGVSLGFSEEDARVMAEQTFIGSTALLEVSGETPTEMRRRVTSPKGTTERAIAVLQDANLADTFAEASAAALARNRELAEGK from the coding sequence ATGGCTGATTCCCTCCCCGCTCTCGCGTTCCTCGGTGCCGGTTCGATGGGAGGGGCGATCCTCCGCGGTGTCGTGGCGTCCGGCATCGCGGTCGAGGGTGGGATCACCGCGACCAACCGCACCGCTGCGAAGGCCGAGTCGCTCGCCGACCTCGATGGCGTCACCAGCATCGCGCTCGAAACGCAGCCTTCCGGCAGCGCGGATGCCGCGGCCGGTGCGCGGATCATCCTCGTCGGGGTGAAGCCGGCCATGGTGCCGGAACTGCTGCGTGAGATCGCTCCGCGACTGGCCGCAGACGCGATCGTGGTCAGCCTCGCCGCGGGCGTCACGCTGCAGACCTTCGCCGACAATCTCGGTCCCGATGTCCGGGTCATCCGCTCGATGCCCAACACCCCCTCCACGATCCGCAAGGGTGTGACCGGACTCGCCGCGGGTGCGGCAGCGAGCGCCGAGGACCTCGCCCTCGTGCGGCGGTTGTTCGAGACCGTCGGCGTCGTGATCGAGGTTCCGGAATCGCAGATCGATGCACTCTCCACGATCTCGGGATCCGGTCCCGCTTACGTCTTCCTGCTGATCGAGGAATGGACGAAGGTCGGTGTCTCGCTCGGCTTCAGCGAGGAGGATGCACGCGTCATGGCGGAGCAGACCTTCATCGGCTCGACGGCCCTGCTCGAGGTGTCCGGTGAGACGCCTACCGAGATGCGTCGACGCGTCACGAGCCCCAAGGGCACCACCGAGCGTGCGATCGCCGTGTTGCAGGACGCGAACCTCGCCGACACGTTCGCCGAGGCATCGGCGGCGGCGCTCGCGAGGAACAGAGAGCTCGCCGAGGGGAAGTGA
- a CDS encoding potassium transporter TrkG, with protein sequence MRDAASRAKHIITSSPSRFAIVIFALLILVFTVLLSLPISSASRTVTPLSDALFTAVSTICVTGLATVDMANHWSPFGHVLIFIGVNIGGLGVLTLASLMGMVISKRLGLRAKLMAAGDTNPLRAHGGVVNESQTVRLGEVGQLLRTVAISSLIIEGALAVLLYPSLVMAKVDPIAALWEAPYFAAMAFTNTGFAPNDGGVAVFADDYLVLSLLMVGVFLGSIGFPVIYTLAKHVWHVKRWSLHSKLTLVTTVLLFVLGAVVFLVLEYANPKTFGSMDAGDTTFQAFFLSAMTRSGGFNVIDMSDLNGSSLVAASMLMFVGGGSASTAGGIKVTTLAVLAIAVWSEAKGRQSVEVFGRRIPSDVQRVALSVVAWGATIVALSTIIIAQITKADISHVLFDVISAFATVGLSTGLTADLPDAGSYVLAATIFMGRIGTVTLAAAVAATSRSQYYSLPVERPIVG encoded by the coding sequence ATGCGCGATGCCGCCTCTCGTGCGAAGCACATCATCACCTCCTCCCCCTCGCGCTTCGCGATCGTCATCTTCGCGCTGCTCATCCTGGTGTTCACCGTGCTGCTGTCTCTGCCGATCTCCTCGGCGTCACGCACCGTCACACCGCTGAGTGATGCCCTCTTCACCGCGGTGTCGACGATCTGCGTCACCGGCCTCGCCACCGTCGACATGGCGAACCACTGGTCCCCCTTCGGTCACGTGCTGATCTTCATCGGCGTGAACATCGGCGGTCTCGGGGTGCTCACGCTCGCGTCACTCATGGGAATGGTGATCTCGAAGCGTCTCGGGCTGCGCGCGAAGCTCATGGCAGCCGGCGACACGAACCCCCTCCGCGCCCACGGCGGCGTGGTCAACGAGAGCCAGACCGTGCGGCTGGGAGAGGTCGGCCAGCTGCTGCGCACCGTCGCCATCTCGTCCCTCATCATCGAGGGCGCGCTCGCCGTGCTGCTGTATCCATCGCTGGTCATGGCGAAGGTCGACCCGATCGCCGCCCTGTGGGAGGCGCCGTACTTCGCCGCCATGGCGTTCACCAACACAGGATTCGCGCCCAATGACGGCGGCGTCGCCGTGTTCGCCGACGACTATCTCGTGCTGTCGCTGCTGATGGTGGGCGTGTTCCTCGGCAGCATCGGCTTCCCCGTGATCTACACGCTGGCCAAACACGTCTGGCACGTGAAGCGCTGGTCGCTGCACTCCAAGCTCACCCTCGTCACGACCGTGCTGCTGTTCGTGCTCGGCGCGGTCGTCTTCCTCGTGCTGGAGTACGCCAACCCCAAGACCTTCGGATCGATGGATGCCGGCGACACCACGTTCCAGGCGTTCTTCCTCTCGGCGATGACACGCTCCGGCGGCTTCAATGTGATCGACATGTCCGATCTGAACGGTTCATCGCTCGTCGCGGCGAGCATGCTGATGTTCGTCGGCGGCGGCTCGGCATCCACCGCCGGCGGCATCAAGGTCACCACTCTCGCCGTTCTCGCGATCGCCGTGTGGTCGGAGGCGAAGGGCCGCCAATCCGTCGAGGTGTTCGGCCGCCGCATCCCGAGCGATGTGCAACGCGTCGCCCTCAGCGTCGTGGCGTGGGGAGCGACGATCGTCGCCCTGTCGACGATCATCATCGCCCAGATCACGAAGGCCGACATCAGCCATGTGCTGTTCGACGTGATCTCCGCATTCGCGACGGTGGGCCTGTCGACGGGCTTGACCGCCGACCTTCCGGATGCCGGATCCTACGTTCTCGCGGCCACCATCTTCATGGGCCGCATTGGTACAGTGACACTCGCCGCGGCAGTCGCCGCGACCTCGCGATCGCAGTATTACTCGCTGCCCGTGGAAAGGCCGATCGTTGGTTGA
- a CDS encoding TrkA family potassium uptake protein, which translates to MVEVLRGDAPVLVIGLGRFGAACAGELDRLDREVLAIDGNLELVQKWSDRVTHTVQADAKNIDALRQIGAQDFQVAVVAVGSSIEASVLITANLVDLKVPQIWAKAVSQSHGKILARVGANHVIYPEREAGERVAHLVSGRMLDFIRFDDDFVLAKMYPPKFIRGVGLNESGVRTKYKVTVVGVKSPGKPFRYAEANTIVTNHDLIIVSGTNSDIERFAALDR; encoded by the coding sequence TTGGTTGAAGTGCTCCGGGGCGACGCTCCCGTACTCGTCATCGGCCTCGGACGCTTCGGCGCCGCCTGCGCCGGCGAGCTCGACCGCCTCGATCGCGAAGTCCTCGCGATCGACGGCAACCTCGAGCTCGTGCAGAAGTGGTCCGACCGGGTCACGCACACCGTGCAGGCCGATGCGAAGAACATCGACGCACTCCGCCAGATCGGGGCGCAGGACTTCCAGGTCGCCGTCGTGGCCGTGGGATCCTCGATCGAGGCCTCAGTGCTCATCACCGCGAACCTCGTCGACCTGAAGGTGCCGCAGATCTGGGCCAAGGCGGTGTCGCAGTCGCACGGCAAGATCCTCGCCCGCGTCGGCGCGAACCACGTGATCTACCCGGAGCGCGAAGCCGGCGAGCGCGTCGCGCACCTGGTGAGCGGACGGATGCTCGACTTCATCCGCTTCGACGACGACTTCGTCCTCGCCAAGATGTACCCGCCGAAGTTCATCCGCGGCGTCGGACTGAACGAGTCCGGTGTGCGGACGAAGTACAAGGTGACCGTGGTCGGCGTGAAGAGCCCCGGCAAGCCGTTCCGTTACGCCGAGGCGAACACGATCGTCACCAACCACGACCTCATCATCGTGTCGGGGACCAACAGCGACATCGAGCGCTTCGCGGCCCTGGATCGCTGA
- the upp gene encoding uracil phosphoribosyltransferase produces MRVHVADHPLITHKLSVLRDVRTPSPVFRQLTEELVTLLAYEATRNVKVSPIEITTPVTTTMGVKISEPRPIVVPILRAGLGMLEGLVKLLPTAEVGFLGMVRDEETFQPTTYAERLPDDLSDRQCFAIDPMLATGGSLAVAIQFLFDRGAKDVTAICLLGTPEGVAAIEALVGDRDVTLVLGALDERLNEKGYIVPGLGDAGDRLYGTA; encoded by the coding sequence ATGCGTGTTCACGTCGCCGACCACCCCCTCATCACCCACAAGCTCTCGGTGCTGCGCGATGTGCGCACCCCGTCGCCGGTGTTCCGACAGCTGACCGAGGAGCTGGTGACACTTCTCGCCTACGAGGCGACCCGCAACGTGAAGGTCAGCCCGATCGAGATCACGACCCCCGTGACGACGACGATGGGCGTGAAGATCTCGGAGCCGCGCCCGATCGTCGTTCCGATCCTGCGTGCCGGTCTCGGCATGCTCGAAGGCCTCGTGAAGCTTCTCCCGACCGCCGAGGTCGGGTTCCTCGGGATGGTCCGCGACGAGGAGACCTTCCAGCCGACCACCTACGCCGAGCGTCTTCCCGACGACCTCAGCGACCGGCAGTGCTTCGCCATCGACCCGATGCTCGCCACCGGGGGATCGCTCGCAGTGGCGATCCAGTTCCTCTTCGACCGAGGAGCCAAAGACGTGACCGCGATCTGCCTGCTCGGAACGCCGGAGGGCGTCGCGGCGATCGAGGCTCTGGTCGGAGACCGCGATGTCACGCTCGTGCTCGGAGCGCTCGACGAGCGCCTCAACGAGAAGGGCTACATCGTTCCCGGCCTCGGCGATGCCGGCGACCGCCTCTACGGCACGGCCTGA
- a CDS encoding metalloregulator ArsR/SmtB family transcription factor encodes MTDIFDVIADGTRRDILQLLLRRTAEGDAGTSVSHIVADLGISQPTVSKHLKVLRDAELVTVREDGQRRFYSLAVEPLEIVDDWLVPFLVDAFGDDAPDIEYPVMPLPEGATHAAEAVGRAAASAKHVVATALKRLGA; translated from the coding sequence ATGACGGACATCTTCGACGTGATCGCAGACGGTACGAGGCGCGACATCCTCCAGCTCCTGCTGCGACGCACGGCCGAAGGAGACGCCGGCACGAGCGTGAGCCACATCGTGGCCGATCTGGGCATCAGTCAGCCCACCGTGTCGAAGCATCTGAAGGTGTTGCGCGACGCCGAGCTGGTCACCGTGCGCGAAGACGGCCAGCGCCGTTTCTACAGCCTCGCCGTGGAACCGCTCGAGATCGTCGACGATTGGCTGGTGCCGTTCCTCGTCGACGCGTTCGGTGATGACGCTCCCGACATCGAGTACCCGGTCATGCCGTTGCCTGAGGGCGCGACCCACGCTGCGGAGGCGGTCGGACGCGCCGCGGCATCCGCCAAGCATGTGGTCGCGACCGCACTCAAGCGCCTCGGCGCCTGA